One Arthrobacter sp. StoSoilB20 DNA segment encodes these proteins:
- a CDS encoding DNA polymerase III subunit gamma and tau, with protein MTVTTALYRRYRPDSFADVIGQEHVTEPLMTALRKNRVNHAYLFSGPRGCGKTTSARILARCLNCAEGPTDTPCGKCPSCIELARGGSGSLDVIEIDAASHGGVDDARDLRERATFAPVRDRYKIFIIDEAHMVTSAGFNALLKIVEEPPEHIKFIFATTEPDKVIGTIRSRTHHYPFRLVPPEPLMQYLELLCQQENVPVAPGVLSLVIRAGGGSVRDTLSVLDQLMAGAGPNGLDYELAVALLGYTHASLLDDIVDAVAASDAAVVFKAVDRVIQTGHDPRRFVEDLLERFRDLIIVQAMPESAQAILRGMPADQIARMRNQATNLGAAELSRAADVTNTALTEMTGATSPRLHLELLCARILLPSAEQTERGIAARIDRVERRLNYGADGGTPAVAAAPPAAAATAAPPAAAATAAAPAGQPVQATRDNQPAPAAQATRDNQPAPAVQPAPAPAGAPPHSTLAPRSESEPNEAGSRGALTAPRVSTNDWPVEDRPTGGRPPQGPSAESVTQAPPASTPAQRPQSAQAPTAPPQTAQQAQPAAAPEQSAPAQAPAPQAPAHQAPAPQAPAPHAPAAQPNATAQPNATGGAPAPAHAGGGGDVEALRRAWPDVLQTLTKIKRSTWALVEPNAQVAQFDGQVLTLAFTTGGLAGAFGRADHSENLRQAIHKTLGIDCQIMAVAGGNSSASSEPNPKAPTSRPSPAAAPAGAPASVGEDSPAATAAGVTSGPAETAVAPAPVSAVDSAWGLAPASPPAVTPHGPVTGATAPHAPLAGAAAPATPAREEPNAPAAPTAVEPNTPGPVHAVPAASAPPAPPAPEPSQPAPEPSQPSGDYSYPDDDWGPPLDEDAPPLDEEPPADWEPPSGYGRMSSQPATSPAASPVSTASPSTPPASALDKNPAATTTPSTATTPRASSSTSDDPWSRAVEQTPGTWVVTAESNVGKNPAQTVEEPSPATHTPHYAPAAAQVPEQERTPEQERTPEPASGTYGHPTTAEQNPSSSWDVAPASSWPGTQSMPAAATTSVSGASPSVAPAPWPSLAAQPEEAHGSVATLEEDAPSGSPNGRQSLYQRLTNSPEAQAGRVQAPARTPAAPTAVTEDIPSPEDETIEESRVFGRAAVERILGGKLIEERALDGSPLQTR; from the coding sequence GTGACTGTTACAACTGCCCTGTATCGAAGGTATCGCCCGGACTCTTTCGCGGACGTTATCGGGCAGGAACACGTCACGGAGCCGCTGATGACAGCGCTCCGCAAGAACCGCGTGAACCACGCCTACCTTTTCTCCGGCCCCCGCGGTTGCGGCAAGACCACGTCCGCGCGCATCCTTGCACGCTGCCTGAACTGCGCCGAGGGCCCCACTGACACCCCTTGCGGCAAGTGCCCCAGTTGCATTGAACTTGCGCGCGGGGGCTCCGGCTCACTGGACGTCATCGAGATCGACGCCGCCAGCCACGGTGGCGTTGACGACGCCCGCGATCTCCGCGAACGCGCAACCTTCGCTCCCGTCCGGGACCGCTACAAGATCTTCATCATCGACGAAGCCCACATGGTCACGTCGGCCGGCTTCAACGCGCTCCTGAAGATCGTCGAAGAGCCGCCGGAACACATCAAGTTCATCTTTGCCACCACGGAGCCGGACAAGGTCATCGGCACCATCCGGTCCCGCACGCACCACTACCCCTTCCGATTGGTGCCGCCGGAGCCGCTGATGCAGTACCTCGAGCTCCTCTGCCAGCAGGAGAACGTTCCCGTGGCACCCGGCGTACTCTCGCTCGTCATCCGGGCAGGTGGGGGTTCCGTTCGCGATACTCTGTCCGTCCTGGACCAGCTGATGGCAGGCGCCGGACCGAATGGCCTGGACTACGAACTCGCTGTTGCGCTGCTCGGCTACACCCATGCTTCCTTGTTGGATGACATCGTGGACGCCGTTGCAGCCTCCGACGCCGCGGTGGTCTTCAAGGCTGTGGACCGCGTCATCCAGACCGGTCATGACCCCCGGCGGTTCGTTGAGGACCTGCTGGAACGCTTCCGCGACCTCATTATTGTCCAGGCGATGCCCGAGAGCGCCCAGGCGATCCTTCGCGGCATGCCGGCGGACCAAATCGCCCGGATGCGCAACCAGGCAACCAACCTCGGTGCGGCCGAGCTGTCCCGCGCAGCCGACGTCACCAACACCGCGCTGACGGAGATGACAGGCGCAACCTCGCCCCGGCTGCACCTTGAGCTGCTGTGCGCGCGGATACTGCTCCCCAGCGCCGAACAAACCGAGCGCGGTATCGCTGCCCGGATCGATCGCGTCGAACGCCGCCTCAATTACGGGGCCGACGGCGGCACCCCGGCTGTTGCTGCTGCCCCACCGGCTGCTGCGGCTACTGCTGCCCCACCGGCTGCTGCGGCTACGGCGGCTGCCCCGGCCGGTCAGCCGGTTCAGGCAACACGGGACAACCAGCCGGCACCCGCGGCTCAGGCGACACGGGACAACCAGCCGGCACCCGCGGTTCAGCCTGCCCCAGCGCCTGCGGGTGCTCCCCCGCACAGCACCCTAGCCCCGCGTTCGGAAAGCGAACCCAACGAGGCAGGGTCCCGTGGCGCCCTGACAGCTCCGCGGGTCTCGACCAACGATTGGCCTGTTGAGGACCGACCCACAGGTGGTCGTCCTCCGCAGGGTCCTTCAGCGGAAAGTGTCACGCAGGCCCCGCCCGCTTCGACGCCAGCGCAGCGGCCACAATCCGCACAGGCTCCAACAGCTCCACCGCAAACTGCCCAGCAAGCACAGCCCGCGGCAGCCCCGGAGCAGTCCGCACCCGCGCAGGCACCGGCACCCCAGGCACCAGCACACCAAGCACCGGCACCCCAGGCGCCAGCACCCCATGCACCGGCAGCGCAGCCGAACGCGACCGCGCAGCCGAACGCGACCGGAGGAGCGCCTGCTCCCGCCCACGCTGGCGGCGGCGGAGACGTGGAGGCCCTGCGTCGTGCATGGCCCGATGTCCTGCAGACGCTGACCAAGATCAAGCGCAGCACTTGGGCATTGGTGGAACCCAACGCCCAGGTTGCGCAGTTCGACGGCCAGGTTCTGACTCTTGCCTTCACTACTGGCGGCTTGGCGGGTGCTTTCGGCCGTGCTGATCACTCCGAGAACCTTCGCCAGGCTATTCACAAGACCCTTGGCATCGACTGCCAGATCATGGCAGTCGCTGGCGGCAACAGCTCAGCGAGCTCTGAGCCAAACCCAAAAGCGCCTACTAGCCGGCCGTCGCCGGCTGCTGCACCTGCGGGCGCCCCTGCGTCGGTTGGTGAGGACTCGCCCGCGGCAACAGCAGCAGGTGTAACGTCAGGGCCCGCTGAAACAGCAGTAGCACCGGCACCGGTGTCAGCTGTCGACTCCGCGTGGGGCCTTGCTCCGGCTTCCCCGCCTGCAGTAACTCCGCATGGCCCCGTCACAGGAGCAACAGCCCCGCATGCCCCCCTTGCAGGAGCAGCCGCGCCGGCCACCCCCGCCCGGGAAGAGCCCAATGCTCCCGCAGCTCCCACCGCCGTGGAACCGAACACCCCGGGACCAGTCCATGCTGTCCCGGCCGCCTCCGCTCCCCCGGCTCCCCCGGCTCCCGAGCCGTCGCAGCCGGCCCCCGAGCCGTCGCAGCCGTCCGGCGATTACTCGTACCCTGACGACGATTGGGGTCCACCGCTCGACGAGGATGCGCCTCCTCTGGATGAAGAGCCGCCAGCGGACTGGGAGCCGCCGTCGGGCTATGGCCGTATGAGCTCACAACCGGCGACCTCCCCAGCGGCGAGCCCCGTGAGCACAGCTTCCCCGTCCACACCTCCGGCCTCAGCGTTGGACAAAAACCCGGCCGCAACCACGACTCCGAGCACAGCCACGACTCCGCGCGCCTCGAGCAGCACGTCCGACGACCCCTGGTCGCGCGCAGTCGAGCAGACGCCGGGCACATGGGTTGTGACCGCCGAATCCAACGTGGGCAAGAACCCCGCCCAAACGGTCGAAGAGCCCTCACCGGCAACGCACACCCCTCACTACGCACCCGCGGCAGCCCAGGTCCCGGAGCAGGAGCGGACGCCGGAGCAGGAGCGGACCCCGGAGCCGGCCTCCGGAACTTACGGCCATCCGACCACTGCGGAGCAGAACCCAAGCTCCAGCTGGGACGTCGCACCGGCGTCGAGCTGGCCCGGCACGCAATCCATGCCCGCGGCGGCAACCACCAGCGTTTCCGGGGCGAGCCCCAGCGTCGCCCCTGCACCGTGGCCGTCCCTCGCCGCCCAACCCGAGGAAGCGCACGGTTCGGTTGCCACGCTCGAGGAGGACGCGCCGTCGGGCAGTCCGAACGGCCGCCAAAGCTTGTATCAGCGGCTGACCAACAGCCCCGAGGCCCAAGCCGGACGTGTCCAGGCGCCCGCGCGGACCCCGGCAGCACCCACCGCTGTGACTGAGGACATCCCCAGTCCGGAGGACGAAACCATTGAGGAATCGAGGGTCTTTGGGCGTGCTGCGGTGGAGCGTATTCTGGGCGGAAAGCTGATCGAAGAGCGCGCCTTGGACGGTTCTCCCCTGCAAACCCGCTGA
- a CDS encoding MFS transporter, producing the protein MALNLDQHTAGTEAAGAGNTPPKSASRAYVIGMPIASAGLWMAVLAPALVVLAIKVSEITTPDTRAGALSLVAGVGAAVALLANPFVGRLSDRTTSRFGMRKPWIVGGALVGLAALFLLGSATNVGTVLIAWVIAQLGFNAALAALVATLPDQAAPAERGLLSGLIGMTLPIGMVAAAFFAQMFDNALQMAVVPGIVGTAVAIVFAFTFKDRVLAQKPAPLNFREIVGSFYFNPKAHPGLGWAWVTKFLIYVGYCAGLLYLPYFFTDHLHVPETQVTTLVFQATLVSSAGTVVTSLAAGWISDRLGKRKAMVILSALIMMGGLIVIATSTTTDQVLVGQGILGLGVGVFSAVDVALITDLLPKDQSENAKTFGVFNIAQALPQSLVPAIAFPVIALGGYPALFLGGAVVGIIGALLVTRIKGVK; encoded by the coding sequence GTGGCCCTCAATCTCGATCAGCACACGGCCGGCACGGAAGCCGCCGGGGCTGGAAACACCCCGCCAAAATCCGCTTCGCGCGCTTACGTCATCGGCATGCCCATCGCGAGCGCCGGGCTGTGGATGGCCGTCCTTGCACCAGCCTTGGTAGTTCTCGCCATCAAGGTTTCGGAGATCACCACCCCGGACACCCGCGCCGGGGCACTGAGCCTGGTGGCCGGCGTAGGCGCGGCAGTCGCTTTGCTCGCGAATCCCTTCGTCGGCCGCCTCAGCGACCGCACCACCTCCCGTTTCGGCATGCGTAAACCGTGGATTGTGGGCGGTGCCCTGGTGGGCTTGGCCGCCCTGTTCCTCCTGGGCTCGGCGACGAACGTGGGCACGGTCCTCATCGCCTGGGTAATAGCACAGCTGGGCTTCAACGCGGCACTGGCTGCCCTGGTCGCCACCCTTCCGGACCAAGCTGCCCCCGCCGAGCGCGGGCTGCTCTCCGGCCTGATAGGCATGACGCTGCCCATCGGCATGGTGGCGGCGGCTTTCTTCGCGCAGATGTTCGATAACGCGCTGCAGATGGCAGTAGTCCCCGGCATCGTGGGGACAGCCGTTGCCATCGTGTTCGCCTTTACGTTCAAGGACCGCGTCCTTGCCCAGAAACCTGCACCGCTGAATTTCAGGGAAATCGTGGGGTCCTTCTACTTCAATCCCAAGGCCCACCCGGGCCTGGGCTGGGCCTGGGTCACCAAGTTCCTGATCTACGTTGGCTACTGTGCCGGACTGCTCTACCTGCCGTACTTCTTCACGGACCACCTCCATGTCCCCGAGACCCAGGTGACCACCCTGGTGTTCCAAGCAACTTTGGTGAGCTCCGCAGGCACAGTGGTCACCAGCCTTGCTGCCGGATGGATCAGCGACAGGCTCGGCAAGCGCAAAGCCATGGTCATCCTCTCTGCCCTGATCATGATGGGCGGCCTGATTGTCATCGCCACCAGCACCACCACCGATCAAGTATTGGTGGGCCAGGGCATCCTCGGGCTGGGGGTCGGTGTCTTCAGCGCCGTCGACGTTGCCCTCATCACGGACCTCTTGCCCAAGGACCAGTCTGAGAACGCCAAGACCTTTGGGGTCTTCAACATCGCCCAAGCCCTCCCCCAGTCCTTGGTGCCCGCTATTGCCTTCCCTGTCATCGCCCTGGGCGGCTACCCCGCGTTGTTCCTCGGTGGTGCAGTTGTGGGCATCATCGGAGCCCTCCTCGTCACACGTATCAAAGGAGTCAAGTAA
- a CDS encoding TetR/AcrR family transcriptional regulator, producing MSTSKARGPYAKGAERREQIIQTATDVFATEGFEGTALKRVAELVGVKEATLFHYFKGKQELLTAVLAERDRRSLAVGGDAGVGLGLMPPIAERNVREPGLTTLYAVASATANDPEHASHGYFKERYQTVVSDIAEDIAQRQASGAVRTDVDAVMLARLTVAAFDGLQLQWLYDKNVDMADGLRQLIDVLLAPAHPTEHPSK from the coding sequence ATGTCTACGTCCAAGGCCCGTGGCCCGTATGCCAAGGGAGCCGAACGCCGCGAACAGATCATCCAAACGGCAACCGATGTTTTCGCCACCGAGGGCTTTGAGGGCACCGCCCTCAAGCGCGTTGCCGAATTGGTGGGTGTCAAGGAAGCAACCCTGTTCCACTACTTCAAGGGCAAGCAGGAACTGCTCACGGCCGTCCTCGCCGAACGGGACCGCCGGTCACTGGCCGTAGGTGGCGACGCCGGGGTGGGCCTGGGGCTGATGCCGCCCATCGCGGAGCGGAACGTGCGTGAACCCGGACTGACAACCCTTTACGCAGTAGCCTCAGCTACTGCGAACGATCCCGAACACGCCTCACACGGCTACTTCAAAGAGCGGTACCAGACGGTGGTCAGCGACATCGCTGAGGACATCGCACAGCGGCAGGCTTCCGGCGCGGTGCGCACCGACGTCGACGCCGTCATGCTGGCACGGCTGACAGTGGCGGCTTTCGACGGGCTCCAGCTGCAATGGCTCTATGACAAGAACGTGGACATGGCTGACGGGCTCCGGCAACTCATCGACGTCCTGCTGGCCCCCGCCCACCCAACTGAGCACCCAAGTAAGTAA
- a CDS encoding glycoside hydrolase family 3 C-terminal domain-containing protein has product MNLSAAVTAPETGAPDAETRIQELARSLTLEQQVQLLTGADVWSTHAVPGIGLSRVVLSDGPAGVRGEDFDERHDSVSLPSSSALSATWSVETAHRYGQVLGQEARRKGVHAVLGPTINLHRSPLGGRHFECMSEDPRLTATMAAGYVAGVQSMGVGATPKHYLANEAETERFTADSVVDERPLRELYLAAFEDAITEARAWLVMSSYNSINGTTASENKLLETPLSTEWGFDGVVVSDWTGVRSVEAANAHQDLEMPGPVGHWGPKLLAAVNDGRVSREAILEKVTRILRLAARVGSLEGFEPAVTQLPTQLDGAAVAREVAVRGAVLVRNKGILPLDARTLGSVAVIGHNADEARTQGGGSATVMPKYTVSPLEGLRKALPDDVTVTYARGAKVAEGIQPFPRTSLHNPVTGVPGLRVTFLADDGTEISGEDRLASHLIWFGIGIPDGAASIRMEADWTAETAGVHHLGVGTVGHIRFVLDGTEVFNDEIKDDTEVLGAALFDPPKTVHAVETTAGQKVRIEAEYQLPKEQVIPFTAILLGEETVVADPQAEIDAAVDAVRNSDVAVVVVGTNAAIESEGFDRKDLDLPGYQNRLVEAVVAANPRTVVVVNSGSPVLMPWLDTVEAVLLGWFGGQEFGNAIADILLGIEEPGGRLPTTWPATLEDVPVLNTTPVDGKVVYSEGIHIGYRAWLKQQAAGGAAPAVPFGYGLGYTTFELGTPHASRVVTAGNGVVVHVPVKNTGTRTGREVVQVYLERPESDVERPVRWLAGYAGTHLAANGTESVEIHIPAKAFGHYDGGWQFEQGTFRLLVGRHAADQFQSLDIELR; this is encoded by the coding sequence ATGAATCTATCGGCAGCAGTCACAGCACCGGAAACAGGAGCACCGGACGCGGAAACCAGGATCCAGGAACTCGCCCGGAGCCTGACCCTCGAGCAGCAGGTGCAACTCCTGACCGGCGCAGATGTGTGGTCCACACACGCCGTCCCTGGGATCGGCCTGTCCCGCGTGGTCCTGTCCGACGGACCGGCAGGCGTCCGGGGCGAAGACTTCGATGAGCGGCATGACTCCGTCTCCTTGCCATCGTCGTCGGCCTTGTCCGCCACCTGGAGCGTCGAAACAGCTCACCGCTACGGGCAGGTCCTAGGCCAGGAGGCCCGCCGTAAAGGCGTACATGCCGTGCTGGGCCCCACCATCAACTTGCACCGCTCCCCGTTGGGCGGCCGCCATTTTGAGTGCATGAGCGAGGACCCCCGGCTCACTGCCACCATGGCCGCCGGGTACGTTGCCGGCGTGCAGTCCATGGGTGTTGGTGCCACGCCCAAGCACTACCTCGCCAACGAGGCCGAAACCGAGCGTTTCACCGCCGACTCCGTAGTGGACGAGCGTCCGCTCCGCGAGCTCTACCTGGCAGCCTTCGAGGACGCCATTACAGAAGCCCGCGCCTGGCTGGTGATGAGCTCCTACAACTCCATCAACGGCACCACTGCGAGCGAGAACAAGTTGCTGGAGACCCCGCTGTCCACTGAATGGGGCTTCGACGGCGTCGTAGTGTCCGACTGGACCGGCGTACGCTCCGTGGAGGCCGCAAACGCCCACCAGGACCTGGAAATGCCCGGCCCCGTGGGCCACTGGGGTCCCAAACTCCTGGCAGCGGTCAATGATGGCCGCGTCAGCCGGGAGGCGATCCTTGAGAAGGTCACCCGGATCCTGCGCCTCGCAGCCCGCGTGGGCTCCCTCGAAGGCTTCGAACCTGCAGTAACCCAGCTCCCGACGCAACTGGACGGGGCCGCCGTCGCGCGCGAAGTTGCCGTCCGCGGCGCTGTACTGGTCCGCAACAAGGGCATCCTGCCGCTGGATGCCAGGACGCTCGGCAGCGTCGCCGTGATCGGCCACAACGCCGACGAAGCCCGTACCCAGGGCGGCGGCAGCGCTACCGTCATGCCTAAGTACACCGTCTCGCCCTTGGAAGGCCTGCGGAAAGCACTGCCCGACGACGTCACGGTCACCTATGCGCGCGGCGCAAAGGTAGCCGAGGGCATCCAGCCCTTCCCCCGCACGTCCCTCCACAACCCGGTTACCGGCGTGCCCGGGCTTCGCGTGACATTCCTCGCCGACGACGGTACCGAAATCTCCGGTGAGGACCGACTGGCCTCGCACCTGATCTGGTTCGGCATCGGGATTCCCGACGGCGCCGCCTCCATCCGCATGGAAGCGGACTGGACAGCCGAAACAGCAGGGGTCCATCATCTGGGCGTCGGCACGGTGGGCCACATCCGTTTTGTCCTGGACGGGACGGAAGTGTTCAACGACGAGATCAAGGACGATACCGAAGTTTTGGGCGCCGCCCTGTTCGATCCGCCCAAGACCGTCCATGCCGTGGAAACCACCGCCGGCCAGAAGGTCAGGATCGAGGCCGAGTACCAGTTGCCCAAGGAGCAGGTCATTCCGTTCACGGCCATCCTCCTGGGCGAGGAAACAGTGGTGGCGGATCCGCAGGCCGAGATCGATGCCGCCGTGGACGCTGTCCGGAACTCCGACGTAGCTGTGGTGGTTGTCGGCACCAACGCAGCCATCGAATCCGAGGGCTTCGACCGCAAGGACCTGGACCTGCCGGGGTACCAAAACCGCCTCGTTGAAGCTGTGGTTGCGGCCAACCCGCGCACAGTAGTGGTGGTCAACTCCGGTTCGCCGGTGCTGATGCCGTGGCTGGACACTGTGGAAGCAGTCCTCCTGGGCTGGTTCGGCGGCCAGGAGTTCGGCAATGCCATCGCTGACATCCTGCTGGGCATCGAAGAGCCCGGTGGCCGCCTTCCCACCACCTGGCCTGCCACCCTGGAAGACGTTCCGGTCCTGAACACCACCCCCGTTGACGGCAAGGTGGTTTACAGCGAAGGAATCCACATCGGCTACCGCGCGTGGCTCAAGCAGCAAGCCGCAGGCGGCGCCGCTCCGGCCGTGCCGTTCGGCTATGGACTGGGCTACACCACCTTTGAACTCGGCACGCCCCATGCCTCCCGGGTGGTCACTGCCGGCAACGGCGTGGTGGTACACGTTCCGGTCAAGAACACCGGGACCCGTACCGGGCGGGAAGTCGTCCAGGTCTATCTGGAGCGCCCGGAATCGGACGTGGAACGCCCTGTCCGCTGGCTTGCCGGCTACGCCGGAACGCACCTCGCCGCCAATGGCACCGAGAGCGTGGAAATACATATCCCCGCCAAGGCGTTTGGACATTACGACGGCGGCTGGCAGTTTGAGCAGGGCACGTTCCGGCTGTTGGTGGGTCGCCATGCGGCCGACCAATTCCAGTCCTTGGACATCGAACTCCGGTAA
- a CDS encoding DUF427 domain-containing protein gives MVSSNGLFRRPRPIKPAPGQESVWDYPRPPRVEPRSERVVVRLGGQVIVDTTDAVRVLETSHPPVYYVPLDAFPAGVLIPVGGTTFCEFKGQASYFTLTAGGTVVERGGWTYPSPTRGFEALAGKVALYPEHMDSCEVDGERVTFQEGSFYGGWITRGIVGPFKGGPGTAGW, from the coding sequence ATGGTCTCCAGCAATGGTCTGTTCAGGCGTCCCCGTCCCATCAAGCCCGCCCCGGGTCAGGAATCGGTGTGGGATTACCCGAGGCCGCCCAGGGTGGAGCCTCGGTCCGAACGGGTGGTGGTCCGGCTTGGAGGTCAGGTGATTGTTGATACCACCGATGCCGTGCGGGTCCTCGAAACCAGCCACCCTCCGGTCTACTACGTGCCCTTGGACGCTTTCCCTGCCGGGGTGCTCATCCCTGTTGGAGGCACCACTTTCTGCGAGTTCAAGGGGCAAGCCAGCTATTTCACCCTCACTGCCGGCGGCACCGTTGTTGAGCGTGGAGGCTGGACGTATCCGAGTCCCACCCGCGGCTTCGAAGCGCTGGCCGGCAAGGTGGCGCTTTACCCCGAACATATGGACTCGTGCGAGGTGGACGGAGAGCGGGTGACGTTCCAGGAGGGCAGCTTCTATGGAGGGTGGATTACCCGGGGAATCGTTGGTCCATTCAAGGGCGGTCCGGGCACTGCCGGATGGTAG
- the recR gene encoding recombination mediator RecR, with amino-acid sequence MYEGAVQELIDELGRLPGVGPKSAQRLAFHILEADPEDMKRLVTAITTVKERVKFCSVCFNVTEQETCNICRDPRRDPSVICVVEESKDVLAVERTRSFRGRYHVLGGAINPIAGIGPEQLRIRELLTRLNDGAIQEIIIATDPNLEGEATATYLARMLKSIGIAVTRLASGLPVGGDLEYADEVTLGRAFEGRRNALL; translated from the coding sequence GTGTACGAAGGTGCAGTTCAAGAGCTGATTGATGAGCTTGGCCGGCTTCCCGGTGTGGGCCCTAAATCGGCACAGCGCCTGGCGTTCCATATCCTTGAGGCCGATCCGGAGGATATGAAGCGTCTGGTCACCGCGATCACCACGGTTAAGGAACGCGTGAAGTTCTGCTCCGTTTGCTTCAACGTTACTGAGCAGGAAACCTGCAATATTTGCCGTGATCCGCGCAGGGATCCCTCGGTTATCTGCGTCGTGGAGGAGTCCAAGGATGTCCTTGCCGTCGAGCGCACCCGGTCCTTCCGGGGCCGCTACCACGTGCTGGGCGGGGCCATTAATCCCATTGCGGGCATCGGGCCCGAGCAGTTGCGGATCCGTGAGCTGCTGACGCGCCTGAATGACGGCGCCATCCAGGAAATCATCATCGCCACGGACCCCAACCTTGAGGGTGAAGCCACAGCTACCTACCTGGCCCGCATGCTCAAGTCGATCGGCATCGCTGTGACCCGGTTGGCCTCCGGTTTGCCGGTGGGCGGAGACCTTGAGTACGCCGATGAAGTGACCCTCGGCAGGGCCTTCGAGGGCAGGCGCAACGCACTGCTCTAA
- a CDS encoding aspartate kinase, translated as MTMPTTEVKIEELSNEAAITKQLIVQKFGGSSVADADGIKRVAQRVVDAQKAGNEVVVVVSAMGDTTDELLDLAGQVTDSAPAREMDMLLSAGERISMALLAMAINKFGASAQSFTGSQAGMITDGIHGKARIIDVDPHRIRTALDKGHIAIVAGFQGMSRSTNEITTLGRGGSDTTAVALAAALEADVCEIYTDVDGIYTADPRVVASAQKIDRISSEEMLELAASGAKILHLRCVEYARRFGVPLHVRSSFSQHEGTWVIPGAEEKFTIEEGVALEQPIISGVAHDRSEAKVTVVGVPDIPGKAAAIFQVIADAHSNIDMIVQNVSTHGTGRTDISFTLPIVEGADALAALRAAEGQIGFESIEYNENVGKLSLIGAGMRSHPGVSATFFKALSDAGINIDMISTSEIRISVVTSADALDDAVRAIHNAFELDGDAEATVYGGTGR; from the coding sequence ATGACTATGCCCACTACCGAAGTGAAGATCGAAGAGCTCTCCAACGAGGCTGCCATTACCAAGCAGCTGATCGTTCAGAAGTTCGGCGGCTCCTCGGTTGCCGATGCTGATGGCATCAAGCGGGTCGCACAGCGCGTCGTGGATGCGCAGAAGGCCGGCAACGAGGTTGTGGTTGTTGTCTCCGCAATGGGTGACACCACAGATGAACTCCTGGACCTCGCGGGGCAAGTCACCGACTCTGCTCCCGCCCGCGAAATGGACATGCTGTTGTCCGCCGGCGAACGAATTTCCATGGCCCTGCTCGCCATGGCCATCAACAAGTTTGGCGCCTCGGCCCAGTCCTTCACGGGCTCCCAGGCCGGCATGATTACCGACGGCATCCACGGCAAGGCGCGGATTATCGACGTCGACCCCCACCGCATCCGCACCGCGCTGGACAAGGGCCACATTGCCATCGTGGCCGGTTTCCAGGGCATGAGCCGCAGCACCAATGAGATCACCACCCTGGGCCGCGGCGGCTCGGACACCACCGCCGTTGCTTTGGCCGCAGCGCTGGAAGCCGATGTCTGCGAGATCTACACGGACGTGGACGGCATCTACACCGCTGACCCCCGGGTGGTTGCCAGCGCCCAGAAGATCGACCGAATCTCCAGCGAGGAAATGCTGGAGCTGGCCGCTTCCGGAGCCAAGATCCTGCACTTGCGGTGCGTCGAGTACGCACGCCGCTTCGGGGTTCCCCTGCATGTCCGTTCGTCATTCAGCCAGCACGAAGGCACCTGGGTCATCCCGGGTGCCGAGGAAAAGTTCACCATTGAAGAGGGAGTTGCCTTGGAGCAGCCAATCATCTCCGGCGTTGCACACGACCGGTCCGAAGCCAAGGTCACCGTTGTGGGCGTACCGGATATCCCGGGCAAGGCTGCCGCGATCTTCCAGGTGATTGCGGATGCGCACTCGAACATCGACATGATTGTCCAGAACGTTTCCACCCACGGCACGGGCCGCACGGATATCTCGTTCACCCTGCCGATCGTTGAAGGCGCAGATGCCCTGGCCGCCCTTCGCGCTGCCGAGGGCCAGATTGGCTTCGAGAGCATCGAGTACAACGAGAATGTTGGCAAGCTATCCCTGATCGGCGCGGGCATGCGGTCGCACCCGGGCGTTTCTGCCACGTTCTTCAAAGCCCTCTCCGACGCCGGGATCAACATCGACATGATCTCCACCTCGGAAATCCGCATCTCCGTGGTGACCAGCGCCGACGCCTTGGATGACGCCGTCCGGGCCATCCACAATGCGTTCGAGCTCGACGGCGATGCCGAGGCTACCGTTTACGGCGGCACCGGCCGCTAA
- a CDS encoding DUF4193 domain-containing protein — protein sequence MAADYDELRTDVKENQEQSLQALQSASAPTAKSVVLELDETDGLDANGPGGEIVAEELVIQVIPQASDEFTCHSCFLVRHRSQIAREKDGVAYCTDCEG from the coding sequence GTGGCAGCCGATTACGACGAACTCCGTACCGATGTAAAAGAGAACCAGGAGCAGTCCCTCCAGGCTCTCCAGTCCGCCAGCGCTCCCACGGCCAAGAGTGTCGTGCTTGAACTGGACGAAACCGATGGCCTCGACGCCAACGGCCCCGGCGGCGAAATTGTTGCCGAAGAATTGGTGATCCAGGTTATTCCGCAGGCCAGTGACGAATTCACTTGTCATTCCTGCTTCCTGGTCCGCCACCGCTCGCAGATCGCACGCGAAAAAGATGGCGTCGCCTACTGCACCGACTGCGAAGGCTAA